Proteins co-encoded in one Caldisericia bacterium genomic window:
- a CDS encoding RNA polymerase sigma factor: MNEKELINEILKGDIEKFSYFIKEHQNEIFNLCFSIVKNRDDALDLTQEAFLIAYNNLKNFKGNSSFSTWLYRIAYNLSINYLKKRGQILTIIDKDEDELEFQIEDTKSSVWDEIEKEERIKIVNECLGKLKDFDRLIIELREINNLSYEEMSRVLSLPIGTIKSRLFRAREKLKREIERKLSGKDSNSETKI; encoded by the coding sequence ATGAATGAAAAGGAATTAATAAATGAGATTTTAAAAGGAGATATTGAAAAGTTCTCTTATTTTATAAAAGAGCATCAAAATGAAATTTTTAACTTATGTTTTTCAATAGTAAAAAATAGAGATGATGCACTTGATTTAACGCAAGAGGCATTTCTTATAGCATATAATAATTTAAAAAATTTTAAAGGTAATTCATCTTTCTCAACATGGTTATATAGAATTGCATACAATCTCTCTATTAATTATTTGAAAAAAAGAGGACAAATTTTAACAATTATAGACAAAGATGAAGATGAACTTGAATTTCAAATTGAAGATACAAAGTCTTCTGTTTGGGATGAAATTGAAAAAGAAGAGAGAATAAAAATAGTTAATGAATGTCTTGGCAAACTAAAAGATTTTGACAGATTAATAATTGAGTTAAGGGAAATTAATAACTTAAGTTATGAAGAGATGTCTAGAGTCCTTTCTCTTCCTATTGGAACTATAAAATCGAGACTTTTTAGAGCAAGAGAAAAACTAAAAAGAGAGATAGAGAGGAAATTGAGCGGAAAAGATAGTAATTCTGAAACAAAAATTTAA
- a CDS encoding radical SAM protein, with amino-acid sequence MRIIKEFDPWKGKFCTCPKKYSLNPYTGCSFNCIYCYITSYIKNSNKVRLKQNLIDNVKRDLKNFDKNFYIMLSNSSDPYPYIEKHLKITREILKIFMENNIKVLIVTKSDILLRDIDILKEMNVVVTVTITINDENYKKIEPYAPSPERRINMLKILKENGIQTAVRIDPIIPFFNDDLRKIEDLIRLVSKYSNQIISSTLKLKFDSMKRFKEKLSDIYEKMIPLYKEKYGNSLYIESSYRERLLKNIRDIALSYGLYFSTCRENLSFLNTNVCDGSGLFKK; translated from the coding sequence TTGAGAATAATTAAAGAATTCGACCCCTGGAAGGGAAAATTTTGTACCTGTCCAAAAAAATATAGTTTAAACCCTTATACCGGGTGTTCATTCAATTGTATATATTGTTATATCACTTCTTATATTAAAAATTCAAATAAAGTTAGGTTAAAACAAAATTTAATTGATAATGTTAAAAGAGATTTAAAAAATTTTGATAAAAATTTTTATATTATGCTTTCAAATTCTTCAGACCCCTATCCATACATAGAAAAACATTTAAAAATTACAAGGGAAATACTTAAAATTTTTATGGAAAACAATATTAAGGTTTTAATTGTTACTAAAAGTGACATCTTATTAAGGGATATTGATATTTTAAAAGAAATGAATGTAGTAGTAACTGTGACAATAACAATTAATGACGAAAATTATAAAAAAATTGAACCATATGCACCATCTCCTGAAAGAAGAATAAATATGTTAAAAATTTTAAAAGAAAATGGGATTCAAACAGCAGTAAGAATTGACCCAATTATTCCTTTTTTTAATGATGATTTGAGAAAAATAGAGGATTTAATTAGATTAGTTTCAAAATATTCAAATCAAATTATTTCTTCAACATTAAAATTAAAATTTGATTCAATGAAAAGATTTAAAGAAAAGTTATCTGATATTTATGAAAAAATGATTCCATTATATAAAGAAAAATATGGTAATTCTTTATATATTGAATCTTCCTATAGAGAGAGATTATTAAAAAATATTAGGGATATTGCTCTTTCATATGGTTTATATTTCTCAACATGTAGAGAAAATTTATCCTTTCTTAATACCAATGTTTGTGATGGAAGTGGATTATTTAAAAAATAG